ttgcctcagatccttctatctcttcatgtaatcccagtcAGACATGATGATTTTCAAattagggctctgtgggggccaaacaatCACAccctccaggactccttgttcttctttatgctcaAAATAGTTCTcaatgtttagggtagttgtcctgctgcagaacaaATTTGGGGCCACACACCTCCCAAAATGGTATGGCAGCAAAATGTTTCTAGAAATTGCCACTAGTTGGGATTCTCAGTAACTATTCCTGAAAATTTCAGGGTTTtacacttttatgtgtatttttaagTGAGATTTCCAGAACTGGACACAATATTCCGAAtgagatctttagttatcactagagggatcaaccagcaggaggaaggaggttctgattcccccaTATCGGTGGTCAGCAAGTCGTTGATCGCGATCAACCAGTCGACCACTGGGAACAGACAGGTGGATCGTGACCACGGCTCTGCCTCCCCCCAGCCTTCGCTGCTCTTGTTCACTGCATAGCGGAGAGTGGGAGGCAGCTTAGTGCTGAATGCTGGGTGGAGGGCGGAGGgctgctcagtgattggttgctcagcagtcctggcaaccaatcaccagcttatgAAATGTTAACTCTGGCAGCTGCTGCCTTCCACCCAGCATTATGCCATCTCCTGATCTCTGCTGTAGACGTGGTGGCAGGTAGGAAGTGCTACCTACACAGCCTGTCTGTATGTAGGGGAAGGAGACACTGTTGGaggggggtcagaggacactacagtgatgGGGAGAGGACGGATTGAGAATACTGCTTTGGGagatggggaggcagaggacattgctttcagggggcagaggacaccgttttGGAGGAGTACAGGACACTacagtgaaggggggcagaggacactatttcGGGGGGACACTGCTGTGGAGGGAGGGGGTCAGGGAACACTAcagtggaggggtttggggtgatgtgaagggggcagaggacactgcgttGGGCGGGAAACACTACGTCTGTCTTTTTATTGGGCGcttgatagggtttttttttttatttttaagggtgCCACCTACTACCACCCCAGGGATCTTtgctttcctccatgttgtccaggtagatctcaacctctaaaaggttgcctactcctgccctATATGGATCTTTAGTgaaacctcatttagaatactgtttgcagttctggagacctcacttacacaaagatattgataagagaatgagtccagagaccggtaacaaaaatggtaaaaggtcTGAGGAATAAAACTTATTAGGAGATACTTCTAGAATTtattatgtacagtctggaggaaaaaaTGAATAGGGAAGACATTAATGAAATCTTTAactatataaagggggggggggggtaaataaggttcaggagggcagtattttcagtaTGAACTGAAAATCAGGAATATGGGgatatgacctcaaactagcaggaggaaaattCAAAACCATTCAAAATCTTAGAacgtattattttaccaaaagtttAGTTGAtatttggaatagacttccagcagaggtggaAAGTCAGTCAAgcgtaagtggattcaaacatgtttGGGTCAAACCTAGATCTACAACAttttaccaaaaagtaaaaaaaaaaaaagaaaaaaaaaacatacatacatagataaaaaaaatggagcaggctcgatggaccacttggtcttttttatgCCATCACTCTTCTGTTTTTTACTGTACTGGGCGTAGTTTGCGTTATGCTAGAAATTATTGGTAATGATAGAATGTATACCACAAAAATATGACCTTTACAGTATAGAAAATTGTATGGTGGTTTCCTGTGCACTTTTTTTAATGTTGTTATCTGGCTTTTAAATCTTATTTGTCTACTTTATTGTAAAACAATCTAGTATTGAGAAAGAAATGTTAAATGTTAAATTCTATTTTAAACCCCATTCTGTATGCCTTGCTTATGTTTTCCATATTGCACTCATACtctgcacatggcactaataatgttttgcaCATGATCATCCTATTCTATAGTATGTTTCACATTCTTTAGACCCTGATCATAAACGTGCCTGCTTACAATTGTCATataaaccacttgacctctggaagatttacccccttcatgaccagaccattttttgcgatacagcactgcgttactttaactgactgtATTGCTTGGTCATTcgatgctatacccaaataaaattttccccacaaatagagatttgttttggaggtatttgatcacctctgcgttttttattttgtgtgctatcAACAACAAAAGCCAACACATGTACATGTACAAAACATgtacaataaaaaattttaaaaaatctgatttctttatGAACCAATATGTAATATGTATTCTGcgcatgtttttggttaaaaaaaatcccaataagcgtatatagtttggtttgcacaaaagttagagcatttacaaactatggcatatttttaattattttctttttactagtaatggcggcaatcagcgatttataGCGAACCTGCAATATTGCGCCGGACATTCGgacactaaggcaggccatacatgggtcgaatttcaaaagaattttctttttttcaaaaatcttatctaagaattttcgttcatatttcgcaccattagtgggctgcagcaacagccgatttttgtgcggccatcgaatttgagtaatcagacatgttggaaatgttttgaaaaacaagcgattttctaatcaatgatgggagaatcgtgcgagaaatgtaatcgaaaaagaaatgcgcatgtgcaagaaaagaaagttcccggaaagaaaagaagattcccagccacaaattaTTTTccgtagcaacatgaggtgaaattgaaggcttggttggctgaattttgaaatcaatggtggcaccattggatcgcaaaacgcacacattttcagatttttaaagaaaattgttttgaaatttgaccatgtatggccagacttactgccacttttgacactttggagactagtgacactaatacagtgatcagtgctaaaaaatatgcacagtcactgtactaatgacactgactgggaaaaggggctaacatcaggggcgatcaaaggtaccaatcccatagtccatagttcatCTTGGGAGCCAGCAAGAAAGGCTGGCTATGttactacatacagtgggaccatgtagAAGGGTTGTAGCCATCCTTTAACAGGAagtcaggaagaaaaaaaaagaatttgaacgaggctaagagcaatagaaggtactttattTGAGCTAagaatacatactttttttttttttttacatttaattcctTTTTTGGTTCATTTAAAAACATATGGTGCTGCTTAGAAAACattgatatatatatctagaggtTTTTGGCAATAAATGGTCACAGAGTAAATGATAGAAGTTCACACACTTCAAGGGGTGCCTGGTGAACGTTTATTTTGATCAAAGGGTACACAGTATAATAAAGCTGAGAACTTTTTACATCACTTGTCATCGCACAGAATATACAGTACTGGTACATGACCTAAAGGAAGGAGGTGTTACTACTGAAACCCACATCCTCCTCTGCTGGATCTCAGACTATCAGCATGAGCAGACACAGCTGAGAAGCCCGAAAATGATATTCTGCTTTTATCTCACATTACTCCTATCTTTTCAATGTAAGTATTTTTAGATttcattatcttttattatttttatcttttgttaTTTTGTTTCTCTTACGTGCTATTATTGTGATATTCTAGTAACATAAAATGTAGTGTTGTAAAGGTAAGTTGCAGAGTGAAACTTTATCAGTctaaatatttttctaattttttaccgGTCACCCTGCTGTATCTGGCCTTCATATTTTTCACCCGTAGTCCAAGAAGCATGCTGTAAATGAGAGTTATAAAACAGGCAAAATACCTTTTCTCTATACTTGTTCCTGGTCAGGGATTCATAAAGCCTTGAAGCCAAGCGGGTGAGCATTACAACCAGGGAACATAAATTCTCAAAGGGAGATATTAACAACTGCAGGCTCCATAGATTTCCCATAAGAGCTTCCTTTAACAGAAGGACAATGAGATGATAAACTTTCTTGGTATGCTTTTGTTGCGGAGAATACAGCTCTGGTAGTACCTTGTACcaacatttaggctcggttcacactgccgtgacttgggaTACGACTTGTGAGAGCACAAGTCACTTGACATGCGAAATCCTATTTttgtcaatgagagctgtcttaattaggaCTACTGAAGTGGCTCAgattttagaaaaggttcctgtactacttcaaggtgacatttatctgacttgtgcccaaagactttaatggaagttgcctcaaagtcggatcctcatcttaattgatgtgatttggatctgacattacaggaagattacacaggcattccctaaataCACAGGCACTCCCCAATTGCTTCAAAGTCATGccgaagtcgcctggcaaagtcgtgcaactttcaggttgcagcagtgtgaaccgagccttacctaatctttaagctggccatagatggatcaaaattcagctggttcagcagggaccagccaaattttgatccatgtttgaccatccctgttcaacagaagttgctAATTAATTCAGCTTCTATCCAACGGGAACGTTGGAAAACTTTTGTAAATCAGCTGCTGCAGCCAGAATAAAATGTCCCAGTGGGGAGGATTCTCCTATCCactttgcttgtgtggatggaggaatttgtttgtttttctgttttcctggctgatcaaaaaaaaaaaaaaagtcatctagatattcatagatgacttttttttttttcttttttaacagccACTATAAGAAAATAAGGCGAATGATCAGTCAGTTTTCCGCAATGTTTTACATCAAGTCAGGACCGAGGCTAGAAATAATGTAAgacaaaagattttttattttttattgtttctgatcatgcccaGTCTTTTGTATCTGATATTTCTCACAGTACAAAAATCGCACGAAAACGGAATacattaaacgaaaattgtttGTTCTGTTCATGTACGAGGAAAAAATTTTAgggtttgtccctttggaaattttcatttACAAAGTCAGAATCagatgtcaaaagttgtgtacacactatacgaaaattgaACGATCGTGCCTCGTACGGAttttttcttccgattttctcatagtgtgtaccccttCTAACACCTAACCCTTCCTATCCCTCTAATTAACCTCTACACTTAACCTGACCCTAAATGTGACCCTTAATCTAATTCTATCAGTAGATACTATGCCTGGAACTACATCTAACAGTCTTGATACAGTTTACTACAATACTTATTGATTGCTTTGAGAGGGCTTCCTCCGGGGTGTATGAGCAGCTGGTAGTCACTCTGATTTCCACATCTCTGCTATGCCAAagtaccaatttaaaaaaaaaaaatttggctaaggcAAAAAAGAAATGACTGAATACTGGAGTTTAAAATAACTGCTTATAATACACCAATGCATTGCATGAAACAATAGAATGTAACAAAATAACCTAATGCTTTGTTATGCTGTACACAAAAATGTTGATACAGATAACGGCATTTCTTCAAAATACATTATGTTTCTATTTCTGTTAAGAACAAAAGTAAGCATTGAAGTATCAATAATCTTGTTATTTGAGCAGAATAGGGAATGGTTAAAAATGTTATGTTATCGGGTACATTCccctggggagatttcctttcacttcttgttctggagacacaacagaatttGAGAAGAAATGTCTGTAAACCAAGGAGATGTCCCATTTTAATCAGATGTCCCCAGAACAGGTGTCTCTCTCTGAAGATTGGCCCTCACCTCTAGAACTtcggatttcccatcactttctgtctctgtgacaGCGATCACCAGGACAAAAAGAGTGGTGAATCTCTTCAGTGGGGTACagggacataaaaaaattggagagGGTTTCAttctcttcactctatccaaaactaaaaaaaaaaattgtctttatttactgtatatattaattATTAGATGACAGGTTCATAGATATGTGTCTATCAAATCAACAACAGTTGTTCATGTACCATATTAATATGTTCTGGATCCAATGCAATAGTTCTGCCATTTGATCAGTCTCCAGGGCCTACCTAAAATACATCTTTTCCATACTACCAGGTAAGGGAACCGTTGCAGTAAAATAGATAATGAAAACAAAACTGTTTCTGGTTTTTAATAGAGGAACTACCCAGATCTTTAACTACAGTAACATGTTAATAATTGTTTCTCAGTTTTAAAGTCAATATTCAATAAGCTGAATTTATAGTAGTAAGCATTAAAGGCTCATGCATGTTAACATGTCAAATAAGTGGTCTGGCCAGGCAACAGAACAGGCCTAAAATTGGATATTCACCATTGTTTCGGAAGCACGTCGCAGCACATGCTGGATTGCTATTGTGTGTTTTGGTGCAATCCATAAGCATTAAAAGTGCCTTAGGTTAATGCGTTTGGGTGCCATTGACAATGAATGGCATCATAACGAGCGTTAATGTGTACATTCTGGCCGTGCATACGTTGAATGTGCCCATAATGCTTTTTTAACTTGACTTTTAGCAGCATAGGgaacctaaaaacattttttttggaccTATCACTGGAGCTATAGTATCAGTTTAGAAGCAAAAATTTTTTGCTTCTAAACTGTTTGTGTCATTTTAACCAATTACTGCAAACCGCTGCAGCTgcacgtcggtactttgacgtagaatactggggttatggcagcagatagctgccataaccccggtattttctgtaACAGCGGGCGGTCCTCTCTGGGACGCTCGTGCGCACATgcggtgttcaagccacacatgtgaggtatcactgcgagcgttagagcgagatcaataatcctagcactagacctcctctgtaacgcaaaactggtaacctgtagaaatgtttaaatgtcgccaatggagatttttaagtgccaaagtttgtcaccattccatcagcgggcgcaattttgaagcatgacatgttgggtatcaatttactccccgtaacattatctttcacaatctagaaaaaaattgggataactttactgttgtcttatttgttccaaaaaaatattttttcccaaaaaattgcacttgtaagaaCGCTGTGCAAAtttggtgtgacaaagtattgcaaagaccgacattttattctctagggtatctgaaaaaaaaaaattataatgtttcggagttctaagtaattttctagcaaaaaaacctgattttaacttgtaaacaacaaaatctcaaaaagaggctcggtcctgaaTAACTTTTTATCTAGTTTGCATAGCAAAATAGTTTTCGTTTTTTTCTGAACATGCATGGCTTTCATTTCATAGATTAAATCGTCTCCATAAATTTTTTCATGATAAAATCATGTTGGTTATTATTTTCACCTCAAAGTTCTGCCATTAACAAAAATACATATCCCATTGGTGTAGAATTGTAATTTTTCCACATGAAATGAGCATTTAACTTTTTaaaagactttggggttgatttagacCCCTGtaacactggggcgttttttaggcgcttttgagCTAAaattagtgcctgtaaagcgcctgaaacacGTCTCGCCtgtagccccagtgtgaaagacagagtgctttcacactagggcagtgtgcttgcaggatgttagaataAGTCCTGCAAGGAGTATCTTTCGCgtggtgtgggagcggtgtatacaccgctcctcccttGCCCCTGctattggaatcaatgggcaccagttaaaagcaccccgctagcggccgaattagcggcgctttaacgctaacgcccgctccagtgtgaaagtagccttactaaaactggaaagtgcaaaatctggtccagctcagcaaagaaactaatcagcttccagttttttttttttttgtcaaagcttaattgaacaagctgaaattagaagctgattgggtgcCATGCAAAACTacttcagattttgcactctccacttttagtaaatcaaccccttgctgTCTTTTATGGCTGGTTTCACACCTAATAAGGAGGTGACTCCCAGTAGGGGAACTGTGCGTCCCCGCTCACCGTTTCAcatccaatttcagcccgaattgttggctgaattcggatctgaaatggaccaaaagacgcactggctcctgtgcaaatttgcacctgagccgcagcggagatatgtgaaccggctccatagagagccggtcaaaatctcctgctattgcgcattggatgcggggaacccggcctaaagccttgtacacaccgttcaattgttggcaggggattgtctgttgacagactgttgtcctaaaatcttaccgttagtacgctccttttgacaattgctgtccaactttcggccaacaaatgttggatggcaggctagtaaatttgcGGCGGAAAaaggtctgttgtctgattttcgtatggtcagtacacaaatccgtcacacaaaagtcgaaagtacaaacacgcatgctcggaatcaatgctcaccaaacacaaaattagcagaaggggcacaaagggtggcgctcaagagctgaaactcctcgtagtacgtcacGTAGTACGTAGtttgtttgtggcatgacaattgtgtaccattagtatgcaagacaagatcccggcacacgcccttttgacaaaaatcagacgctcggttggccaacaaccgtatcatgtgtatgaggcttaagaatttttttttttgtctcaaagcGTTTGACGACCTCAAATAACTTTTTCCTGCTCTCCTCCTATAGGCACCACTCACAACTAGCTGTGTTTTAAGAAACTGTGATATGTTTTTTAATTTGAACTTTACACCTAAgaactttgaattaaaaaaaaaaaaaatcataaaatatcCCATACAGGGATGAAATTATCGCACATGCAGTAAATTCAACAGAATTGTTGCTGTAATGCTTTTAGTGCAAAATACATTTGAGAATTAAAATAAGACattagattaaaaataaaaaattaagtgtTATGATTTTCTTGGGCTACCGCATTTGCATTAGGACATTATTGACAAACAAATATGATGCGATTTGTTGCAAAGATTGTTTTTTGATGGAAATTTACCGATATATATTGTTCATAAAATTCTTTGGAAACCGGTACACTTTTACAACTTGAGTTAGCAACGTTTACAtcagaaaagatatacatatacagtattttgtaAATTTAATGTGTTGGTAAATGGtaatggggttgctttactaaaactgagtgcaaaatctggtgcagctgtgcctggtagccaatctgcttctaacttcagcttgttcaatttaagctttgacaacaaagcCTAGCAgccggtttttatgcagagctgcaccggattttgtacattgaagttttagtaaattaaccccaatgattttatttttatttttttgctttattcaGTCCTTTTTAGGCAAGTGATTTGAATATTTTCTTAATAAATACAatatgtactgttttttttttttttcttgagcctTGGGTGCCCTGGATCTTACTGAGGGACActagtgttagacccctttcacactgaggtgccaGCGCACCACCCTAGTATTAAAACATCCATTGATATTAAAAGgaagcttttcaggcgctttttttgcgtgaaagtgcctgaaaagctcctgAAAAATGCTTCCTAATAATATCAATggatgttttcacactggggtggtgcgctggcagggcggtgaaaaaagtcctgcaagcaacatctttggagcaCTTAAAAAAGCATCTCAAAAGCATCCCCCTCCATTGGGGGAAGTGCTTCAAAAGCGATGCAAAATGGTTCTATTGAGTCACGTGACCTTAACCACTAACGGACTGCCTGCCATCATTATACATtggctctttgaagtggaatatcgttgttatggcagcagctacagtagctgccataaccccgttatccacttcttcagcgggcggtccactttaagataaaagtggtctctgcggcaaatCACTTTtattgagatcacttttatcggtggcagaagaggcccccccccctccggtgccctcCTCTGCCGCTCTCGGCTCCATACCATtacagggcagaagcgatgtcaaaacgtcacttccgctccaTAACTCCTAAAGGaacgtttttttatttctttttttttttaaattgcattttagtgtaaatatgagatctgaggtctttttgaccccagatctcatatttaagaggtcctgtcatgctttttttctattacaagggatgtttacatttcttgtaataggaataaaagtgacatttttttttttaaagaacagtgtaaaaataaaaagtaaaataaattggcaaaaaaaaaaattaacacgccCTGTCCTGCCgagtttgcgtgcagaagcgaacacatacgtgagtagcgcccacatatgaaaacggtgttcaaaccacacatgtgaggtatcaccgtgatcgataaagcaagagcaataattttagccctagatctcctctgtaactcaaaacatgcaacctgtagaattttttaaacgtcgcctatggagatttttaagggtaaaagtttgtcgccattccacgagcgggcgcaattttgaagcgtgacatgttgggtatcaatttacccgatgtaacattatctttcacaatataaaaaaaattctgctaactttactgttgtcttattttctaattcaaaaaagtgtattttttcccaaaaaagtgtgtttgtaagaccgctgcgcaaatacggtgtgacagaaagtatagggtgttagaaaaaaaatacattatgtttgtgggttctaagtaattttctagcaaaaaaaaaaaaagattttaacttgtaaacaacaagtttgaaaaataggcccggtccttaagtggttaaaaaaagcgcACCGCTAATGCCGCAAAAGCGCCTgacgttttatgggcagttttcaagcaccttagtgtgaaaggggttttagtaATAAGACGTTTTTGGACTGTTGCAGGCTGGGAGAGCATTAGGAGACTTTCTCTtgcatgttgcaaaaaaaaaaaaaggaaatgattgTCAGCACAGCATAGCCTTTCTACTACTTTTCTCAACTTCTATTATAAATCTCTATATTTGTTTAACAGATTTTGTCTTCGGAAAGCTGATGATCACCCAGGTTCCAAATGAATTAGAAATACATAAAGGAGAGTCTGTCAATATGACTTGTAGATGGAATATTACAGATGCCCAAAGGATCAGAGTGGAATGGAGAAAATACAACAAATCACATCCATGGGATGACAATGGAACTCTCTTGTCATCTGGCTTGTGGACACATCCAAATAATACGACTATATTTATAGTGATGAACCAAAACAGAAGTTCTTATATAATTACCAATGACACAGCAATGATGACACTGGAATCCATCACAGAGGAAGATGAAGGACTGTATGTCTGTAAGATTGTTTCTGAAATACCCACACTGATCACAGTACAAGGAAATGGTACTCTGTTACATGTTCATAATAATAACTCAGATGGTAAGAGAACATACCTTCTACTGTACATGAAATCTTCAGTACACTGCAATGAAGCAGTAGTAATATATTAATTAAGGCAAGGTGGAAAAATCAAGTGTGCCTTTTACCAGCTTAAATGCTTAGTGCAAATGACTTGATTGAGCAAGTctgttgagcaggtgaggtcagaggtagcttcctctttgggttgcctagcaaacaccagaatgctcactgctgatttgcagcagcctctgtcctctaggctgatctcagtctccagctggtcaatctcctactctgctctgctctggtaagcgaggcttgacctcacctgctcaactctgagcttcctgaaaggagtatatgtggaggcggtgaactacaagtcccagcaagccaAACCACTGTccgaacacacaaaaacatggaaggagagagtgccagcacctgccttaCGAAGGAC
This window of the Aquarana catesbeiana isolate 2022-GZ linkage group LG01, ASM4218655v1, whole genome shotgun sequence genome carries:
- the LOC141117549 gene encoding uncharacterized protein, whose protein sequence is MIFCFYLTLLLSFQYFVFGKLMITQVPNELEIHKGESVNMTCRWNITDAQRIRVEWRKYNKSHPWDDNGTLLSSGLWTHPNNTTIFIVMNQNRSSYIITNDTAMMTLESITEEDEGLYVCKIVSEIPTLITVQGNGTLLHVHNNNSDDSLWYLYFIILLIIPILITVFCCFHRWKKEKELFQDHTYGNVTRNTRKDTDHPGTKIKKSTKKTTV